Proteins found in one Aspergillus chevalieri M1 DNA, chromosome 2, nearly complete sequence genomic segment:
- a CDS encoding putative TBC domain protein (COG:S;~EggNog:ENOG410PKY2;~InterPro:IPR035969,IPR000195;~PFAM:PF00566) has translation MDERPTSFPADVMPSTTTTATTASTGSTLHAIPYEDSTTRSDSLSTPGASSVDSESRSRSISTTGSSSAGGATGPGGAGDQPRASPTSSHGNKFPETGLAGKDSRTIRSEGDNSGLSLRSIPSIIVNDAASLRPSSRPGSRPGSRPGSRWSERKWGGLRTRRSAELDRPTCSVCPPSPPPPVPQMDPQFSGISLDIPTGSLDGLGPQSMKFSKRGSLIKHPSQQKSGEAQSQSQPELQPQPQQQQQPPPKQPEQSQYEGQQGAKEPQQEPPQDDSQSEQKLVEQPEEPKQPESQEQQDKQLEATPISPASSADDQSDVQQPQFHGAQPRFLKPSASLRVRRQISIPSRAISADEDMLSRRVRLMYEKGEENVSDSEVADSMAMENGVLWEEAAETPASDAPSDAGTKRLSTVKPERKSMLKKETNELAGGIEYWQNIGAGDVDRYGFIRHPQTSSGDTTDQPNPIQRVATSLLLSSETPRRKHSIRPPSALASNRSFTGRSPTRKFSEPSIRPSSSQSTYSSPMRRSTSRFRHAANHLPHNRDRRFTDEAADMLTLPVNAVDSANGLDSAAARAMKRKEWEREDKWAKMARPSKKNKDGGGMKFEFDTQSSKLIERTWKGIPDRWRSTAWYSFLEASARKRSDSPSETELVEAYHEFQYVSSPDDVQIDIDVPRTITSHIMFRRRYRGGQRLLFRVLHAMSLYFPDTGYVQGMAALAATLLAYYDEEHTFIMLVRLWQLRGLERLYEHGFAGLMEALGDFEREWLEGGEVAAKLNENGIPPTAYGTRWYLTLFNYSIPFPAQLRVWDVFMLLGDADPTPSHSVLPLKGSKQLQTSGFGKGLDVLHATSAALIDGMREIILESDFENSMKVLTSWVPIKDIELFMRVAKAEWKVHHRKKFS, from the coding sequence ATGGATGAGAGACCTACTTCATTCCCTGCGGACGTGATGCCATCTACCACTACGACGGCTACTACTGCTAGCACGGGCTCGACTCTCCACGCCATCCCCTACGAAGATAGCACGACCAGATCCGACTCCTTATCGACCCCCGGCGCCTCCTCCGTCGACTCCGAATCCAGATCCCGATCCATCAGCACCACCGGTTCGTCATCTGCAGGCGGTGCTACTGGTCCTGGCGGCGCAGGCGACCAGCCACGGGCCTCCCCGACCTCGTCGCATGGAAATAAGTTCCCGGAGACAGGGCTGGCAGGAAAGGATAGCAGGACGATCCGGTCGGAGGGGGATAATTCGGGCCTCAGCCTGCGCAGTATCCCTAGCATTATTGTGAACGATGCTGCCAGTCTCCGCCCCAGTTCGCGTCCTGGCTCTCGCCCCGGGTCTCGCCCCGGCTCGCGCTGGTCGGAGCGCAAATGGGGCGGTTTAAGGACTAGGAGGTCCGCGGAGCTCGACAGACCGACGTGTTCTGTTTGTCCTCCTtcacctccgcctcctgtACCTCAGATGGATCCCCAATTCAGCGGTATCTCGCTCGATATTCCCACTGGGTCATTGGATGGCCTTGGGCCACAGTCGATGAAGTTCTCCAAGCGCGGAAGCCTTATCAAGCATCCGTCGCAACAAAAATCAGGAGAAGcgcagtcgcagtcgcaACCCGAACTGCAACCgcaaccacaacaacaacaacaaccgccACCAAAGCAGCCAGAACAGTCTCAGTATGAGGGACAACAAGGAGCTAAAGAGCCCCAACAGGAGCCGCCACAAGATGATTCACAAAGCGAGCAGAAATTAGTAGAACAGCCAGAAGAACCTAAACAACCTGAATCGCAAGAGCAACAAGATAAACAATTGGAAGCCACACCAATTTCGCCTGCCTCCTCTGCGGATGACCAAAGTGACGTACAACAGCCGCAATTCCATGGCGCCCAGCCAAGATTTCTGAAGCCATCGGCTTCGCTTCGTGTTAGGCGCCAAATAAGCATCCCGTCCCGAGCGATTTCTGCGGACGAGGACATGCTGTCGCGGCGCGTCAGACTGATGTACGAAAAGGGGGAGGAAAATGTGAGTGACTCTGAAGTGGCCGACTCAATGGCCATGGAGAATGGTGTTCTGTGGGAGGAAGCAGCAGAGACGCCTGCTTCTGATGCTCCGAGTGATGCTGGGACCAAACGGCTGTCGACAGTGAAGCCCGAACGAAAGTCCATGCTCAAAAAGGAAACCAATGAGCTGGCAGGTGGTATCGAGTACTGGCAGAACATTGGAGCAGGCGACGTCGATAGATACGGTTTCATCCGTCATCCTCAAACGAGCTCTGGCGACACTACAGATCAACCCAACCCGATCCAGCGAGTTGCTACGAGtctgcttctttcttctgaGACACCTCGGCGGAAACACTCGATTCGCCCTCCATCGGCCCTGGCAAGTAACCGCTCCTTCACCGGACGTTCACCCACACGCAAGTTCTCTGAACCTTCGATCCGTCCATCCTCTTCTCAAAGTACATATAGCTCGCCAATGCGGCGGTCAACGTCGCGATTTCGCCACGCTGCGAACCATCTTCCGCACAATCGCGATCGCCGGTTTACAGACGAGGCAGCCGACATGCTCACACTACCTGTTAATGCAGTTGACTCTGCCAATGGGCTCGATTCCGCCGCGGCGCGCGCcatgaaaaggaaagagtGGGAGCGAGAAGACAAGTGGGCCAAGATGGCTCGACCATCCAAGAAGAACAAAGATGGCGGTGGCATGAAGTTCGAGTTCGACACGCAGAGTTCAAAACTCATCGAACGCACCTGGAAGGGCATCCCTGATCGATGGCGCTCGACAGCATGGTACTCGTTCCTCGAAGCAAGTGCCAGAAAGCGTAGCGACAGTCCTAGTGAAACAGAGTTGGTGGAAGCATATCATGAGTTCCAGTACGTCTCGTCGCCGGATGATGTGCAGATCGATATCGATGTGCCACGAACCATCACCAGCCACATCATGTTCCGGAGACGTTATCGCGGTGGACAACGGTTGCTGTTCCGTGTTCTGCACGCCATGTCGTTGTACTTTCCGGACACCGGTTACGTTCAAGGCATGGCAGCGTTGGCCGCGACACTATTGGCTTATTACGATGAAGAGCATACATTTATCATGCTCGTTCGTCTTTGGCAGCTACGAGGCCTGGAACGTCTGTACGAACATGGCTTCGCTGGTTTGATGGAGGCTCTCGGTGACTTTGAACGAGAATGGTTGGAGGGTGGTGAAGTCGCCGCCAAGTTGAATGAAAATGGCATCCCACCAACGGCCTATGGCACCCGCTGGTATCTAACATTGTTCAACTACTCGATTCCATTTCCGGCCCAACTGCGGGTCTGGGACGTCTTCATGCTCCTTGGCGATGCAGACCCAACACCGTCGCATTCGGTCCTCCCGCTTAAAGGGTCCAAGCAACTTCAGACAAGCGGCTTTGGCAAAGGACTGGATGTCCTTCATGCTACTTCTGCAGCCCTAATAGACGGAATGCGGGAGATTATCCTCGAATCTGACTTTGAGAACTCCATGAAAGTTCTCACCAGTTGGGTGCCGATCAAAGATATCGAGTTGTTCATGCGAGTTGCCAAAGCGGAATGGAAAGTCCATCACCGGAAAAAGTTTTCATGA